The Oryza sativa Japonica Group chromosome 11, ASM3414082v1 DNA window TAGTAATTTCTTTAAAACATAGATCTTCTCACTGTGTGATGCAACATTAAAAAGAATACAACATACTGAAATGATAACATAAAATACATCCATGTGGTACAATAgcaacaaatataaaattataaactATGATAAATTGGCTTTCGTTAACTAACCTGGTCACAAACTGGGCAGGTATCACTTCGCTCCATCCATTCAAGTATGCAACAAAGATGGAAATGATGCTCACATTTAGTTAAAGAGCGAGGATTTTCTGCATCATATTCTGGTGAAAGGACAAACAGAAGTCATGACTGGAGTTTTGTGGTCCGTAAGAAAATAAGCAAATAAGATTTAGAGTATCAATAAATGTTAATGGAGTGCAAGTACAATGCACATTGTTACCCAATATTGCACCTAGGAATCAACAAAAGGGTATGTACCAATTGAGAAAAAAGAATATACACAATTGGAACCCTTCATCTCTTTGAGAAGCAACTATCTAAGATTGGTTGCATATTAAGCACAACACTTCTTAAGGCTTATTTCATATGCAGCATGGCCATATACATCCATTAAGGATGTGCATACATATTACATCTATTGAAGGTAAATAAAAGGAGCACAAGCAATCCTTTAATTGGTAAATTATAGGTAAGATATCCTAAACCATTATTTCCGAAATTAAGAATAGTTTCTTTCAGCTAAAAACAAACGGATCAAACATACAGTGTACTTTTACCAGTTTTACTGTGACAGTAGTAAAATAGCACTACAGCAGGCAGAACACGTGTATCCAATTCTACATTCAACCAGGTAAAGTTTGTACTCAAACAAATATCCAGTTATTATTATGGCAATCTAAGGAATCGGGTTTTCAATGGTCAAAAGAAATACAACCTTCAAGACAGATTGGGCAAACATCCTCCTCATCAGGCTTATCTTCAGCGACACATTTTTCACATGATTTGAACTCATCCACCTCTAAAGATTCCTCCTGTTGGTCATCGGTTTTGCTCTTCAGGTCTGACTTCTCCAAATCTGAAAATGAATTTGAAACTATAAGCTTCCACCACTACCATTTGAGGTTAATTCCATTCCTCATGTTCACAGGCTCAAAGGTAGTTAGTTTACCAGGGTTTTCTGGGACTGGCAAACTAACATCATAAGGCAATGGTGCAGGTGGTGCTCGGTAAGTATCAGGAGTGGATGTATCCAGATTTGTGTCAACAGCAACTATAGCAGAAGCTGGAGATGATCCATCATAGGCTGAAGACAATGGTTCATGCTCCTCTTGATTTTGCTGACGCTGAACAAAGAAAAGCCAAATAACATAAGCCAAATAAAGCGTTGGACAATGCAAACAGTACAAATACCAAGTTATATTATCAATTAACTGGCTACACTTGTTTAAAGCTTAAACAAGCTGCACACTTTCTAGAGTTTTCAACTTGATATTGCTGAATCTCAAGTGAATACTCAAATTGGAGAGTCACACTAAAAGAGAAATAAATTCTCCTGTTGCACTGAAACTACAAAGTTATCTGTAAACTCCTAGCACCACGATGTTATTAATATGTGCAAGTAACAGAAGCACAATCTGGGCCACTCTCATATGACAGATGATAGATAACTAAATCACGTATTAATAGGCAGAAGCATAGAGAaaccaaaatataaaattagaaatatgTCAAAATCTTGAAATGGATCGATTTGGTGTTAACGAAATGCACCAACACTAAACTGCAGTTAATgacaagaacaagaaaaaaactACCACTTTCAGGTATACCTTTCTACTGGAAAAGTAGAACAGATGTTAGATATACCTAAGATTAATTTCAGGTTGCATGGTACTGCATAATGTCGCAcaagtttttctcttttttttttagataaggaAGATGGTTACATCCCCAGTCTCTGCATCTAGGATGCACACAACCATCAAGTTTGAGTTTTAAGAAACAGTCTCAATAAGGGATGGAAACCCCCATGAGAATAAGCAAAGCATGCAGTAAATAGAAGCACATAAAGCATGATGCACTAAGTAAAAGCATATTAGGCATGAATCCTATTAGTAGCCTGCCATCCAAAGTGGGTAAAAAAGGTCCTTGACGATCAACTCCAGGAGTGTGGCTCTTGGTAATAATAGAACATTTGAATTAAGATAATGTATCTAAGATAATTCAGGATCTACATACATAGATATGAACTGGTGCTCTATCTGTCTCAGATCCTCTTGATGAACAGCAACAGCAGCCCCCCATGCTATCCTGAATGAAAAAGCTTACTCCAGGCTATGAAATAGCTGCCGTTTAAAACTAAAATTCCGTCTCTCATAGCCCTACAAAATGAACAAGCCTATGTTGAAGCAAGAAAGAACAGGAAATCGTGCAGTGAACTAGAAAACATAGCATATGCATAACTGACATCACAAAAGGTACCAGTAAAATTGTGCAGGTAGCTTAACATGAGCA harbors:
- the LOC4350310 gene encoding probable E3 ubiquitin-protein ligase RHB1A; the protein is MGGCCCCSSRGSETDRAPVHIYRQQNQEEHEPLSSAYDGSSPASAIVAVDTNLDTSTPDTYRAPPAPLPYDVSLPVPENPDLEKSDLKSKTDDQQEESLEVDEFKSCEKCVAEDKPDEEDVCPICLEEYDAENPRSLTKCEHHFHLCCILEWMERSDTCPVCDQITLIDDMYE